The following is a genomic window from Marinobacter sp. NP-4(2019).
GAAGCGGGTGGTCTCCACCAGACTGGCGTCGGGCACCGCGGTGGGCCAGAGCCAATGCCAGGGGGCAGAAATGGCCTGTACAAGGCCGAGGAACCGGTGGCTGTCGGTATTGAGCGTGGTGCTCCAGCCAAACGCCAGGTCTTGAACCACCACCATCACCAGCAATGTCAGCAAACCGCAGGTACCGAATGCCAGGCCTCCAACATGGGCAGCCCGCGCCATGAGTTGTGGTTGAAGCTTACGCAGCACCGCATTCGATCTCTGGTCGGAAAACCGGGTCAGCAGGGGACGCCAGGGCTGCCATCCGGCAAAGGCCTGGAGTGTGGTCACACCTGCCAGCAGAAGCTGGAGAAAGGCAACGGCCAGGATTACGGTGACATTTATGCGCTGCCCGCCCTCATAGAACAACAGACCGAGCATGGTAACAACGCCAAAGGCAGAGCCAGCCAGGATAAAGCCCATCATGATATGTCGCCAGGTTCCGAGGGCCGCGTCGGCGCTGGATTTACCTGCCTGCCCGCTTAAACGGGCCAGATGAGCCAGCCAGTGTCGTGGGGATGGTGTAATACCGCGCTTGTGGCAATCCATGGCGTATTTCCGATCTCGACGGTGCAGAAAAGTCGGAGGCTGCTCACGGTCACGGCGTACTTGATCGTCAAATTCCAGCAGCAGGCGGATGGCGGTATCGGTCATTCAACGTCCCGGTGGCAAGTTCGGTAGGGCATCCCTTTGAATGTTAGGATATAGGGATTCCGGCCACCGATACCAGACATACCATGCCCCACCACCTGATGAATCTGCGCCACGTACCCGATGACGAGGCGGATGAAATCCGCGAATTGTTCGACTCCCATGACGTTCGCTACTACGAAACCCCACCCAGCCGCTGGGGGATCAGTATGGGCGGCTTCTGGGTTCATGACGATGATGAAGCCGCCCGGGCGCGGGCATTGCTGGAAGAGTATCAACACCAGCGCCGGGCGCGACAGCGGTCGGAATACGAGCACGAACTTGCCGCGGGTCGTGTTGGCGGATTCTGGTTCCGGTTGCGGCAAAAACCCGTTAAGACACTGGCGGCCTGTCTGGCCATTGTTGTCATTGCCGCTCTCAGTCTGCTGCCCTTCGTTAAAATCGGCTAGGATCCATCGGCCGATGACCGACTGTGTCGGCGCAGGAAATCTGCCGCCTTATCCACAGCTGATCCTGCAGTCAGGAAACTGGTCAGGTGGCCACGAAGGTGCATCCGATAGAGTTCATTGTCCACACCGCTTGCGCTCAGCGCCTGCTGCAGGCGTTGTGCCTGAGCGAACGGCACCAGCATATCCATGCCGCCATGGAACAGAAAGAATGGCGGCGCGGACGGAGTGACATGGGTCACCGGTGATGCCTGGCGGTAGATATCCGGAATCTCTTGCTGTTCTCCTCCGAGAAACTGCCTGATCAATCTGCCAGATTCAAACGCTTCTAAATCCGAAGGAATTCCGCCGGCGACGACGGCTGTGGGGCAGGTCTGGTTGCCGCCATACGGAGCATTCAGCGGACTGTCGGAGCTGGCTACCAGTGCCATCAGGGCCACCAGATGAGCGCCGGATGAGAAGCCAAAGGCGCTGATGGCGGAGCGGTCCAGTCTGTATTCGCTACCGTGTGTGTGAAGCCAGCGCATAGCCATCTGTACGTCGTGAAGCTGTGCGGGGAACGTATACTCCGGCGCAAAGCGATAATCGACGTTCATCACCGCGAATCCCCGACTGGCCAGCTCCCTGGCAATCCACGCCATATCCTTGCGGGAACGTCTTTCCCATCCGCCGCCGTGCACCAGTAACACTGTGGCACGTTTGCCGTTGGTGTCAGGAAGGTAGAGGTCGGCGTAGAGCGTTTGCGGCCATTCCTCGGGGGTATAGGCAATATTGGTGAGCACTCGGAAATCGGTGCGTGGGTGATCCGGCAAGGAATCCGGTGCACTGGAGTGAGTGGCACAGCCCCAAAGGCTGCTCAGCATCAACAGCATGATGGTTACCCGGTGACGGAATGGGATGGACATTATTAGCTCCCGAGGGGGTGGGTCCAGGTTAGTCTTGGACGATTTACGGCGCACAATAAAGATTGGATGAAGCCAGATCAGTGGTTTTGATCGATGTTGCCGGTCTCACTGGCGGCGCTTGTTTGAATTTCCGGACGGTGTCTGAATATCCGGACACTGACGCTAATGGCCTGTTTTCAGGCCTTCAGAGCATTATTGCTGACCCGTGAGTGTCCGAAAACCCGGATAATTCCCGATAAGTTTCTCTTTGGGTTAGTAAATATCCAGCATTTTCAATGTGTTGGTGAGTTGGCACAGCATCCGCATAACAGCTTGTCAGGCCAGAGAGCCTGAAGTCGGCCTGATCGTTAACAACAACAAACAAGGAACGAATCATGAGACGATTGCTGCTATGTACCCTGATCGGTGCAACCGGGGCTGCGTTCGCCGCTGGCAATGAGGGCAAGCCTCCGTTCAACGAGTTACCCGATTTTATCTCCAGTGAAGTCTGGCAAACATCGTATGACGGCGTGACCGACGATCTGCTGACAGCTGGCCTTGGTGGCGACGGTCTGGCCAGTCCAACCCCGCCGGCCTTTGATGATGCCCTCAACCCGACCCCCCGGGAACTGCGACGGCTGGCGATCTACAATAACTACCGCGCGCTGGTGGACACCGCGCCGGGCGGCGGTTATGGCACGTTCTTTGGGCCCGCTGTCGGAGTTGACGGAAACGGTATGATTGCCGGTGAGGAGTCCATCGCGTTGATGGTGGTACCTGGCCATGATGTGCCGGTGACCGTGATGGTCCAGGTGCCGGACAGTTTCGAACCCCGTCAACCCTGCATGGTGACAGCGCCTTCTTCCGGTTCCCGGGGTGTGTACGGCGCAATTGGTACCGCCGGCGAATGGGGCCTGAAAAAAGGCTGTGCCGTGGTCTATACCGACAAGGGCACCGGAACCGGAGCCCACAACCTGGTGACCAACAGCACCCAGAGAGTCGACGGTACCCTTACCACCGCTGACGACGAGCCGGTGCTGTTCCGGGCCGGTCTGGATGATGCCGCGCGGGCGGACTTTAACAGCCAGTGGCCGGACCGGTTTGCCTATAAGCATGCCCACTCCGGAGTGAACCCGGAAGCCGACTGGGGAACTCATGTGCTGCAGTCGATCGAGTTTGGCTTCTATGTGCTGAATGAGACGTTCGGTCGTGAACTCGGTAATGGTGAGCGATTGATCACCATCAAGCCCAGAAACACCCTGGTGATTGCCTCAAGCGTGTCCAATGGCGGTGGTGCGTCGGTGCGGGCGGCTGAGCAGGACGACCAGGGGCTGATCGACGGTGTTGCGGTTTCCGAACCCAACGTCAACCCGCGGGTGAATACTTCGTTCACCATCCGTCAGGGGGATGGCCCGGTCATCTCCGGACACAGCCGTAGCCTGCTGGATTACACCACGGCGTTGGCGGTGTATCAGGGCTGTGCCAACCAGGCACCGGCCATCCGCGATGTGGCACCGTTTAACTCGGTGTTTAACCCGCCGGCCATTGGCGGAAACATCTGCGATTCGCTGGCCAGCAAGGGGCTGGTGTCCGGTGTTACCACCGATGAACGTGCCACCGATG
Proteins encoded in this region:
- a CDS encoding DUF6164 family protein — its product is MPHHLMNLRHVPDDEADEIRELFDSHDVRYYETPPSRWGISMGGFWVHDDDEAARARALLEEYQHQRRARQRSEYEHELAAGRVGGFWFRLRQKPVKTLAACLAIVVIAALSLLPFVKIG
- a CDS encoding alpha/beta hydrolase; this translates as MSIPFRHRVTIMLLMLSSLWGCATHSSAPDSLPDHPRTDFRVLTNIAYTPEEWPQTLYADLYLPDTNGKRATVLLVHGGGWERRSRKDMAWIARELASRGFAVMNVDYRFAPEYTFPAQLHDVQMAMRWLHTHGSEYRLDRSAISAFGFSSGAHLVALMALVASSDSPLNAPYGGNQTCPTAVVAGGIPSDLEAFESGRLIRQFLGGEQQEIPDIYRQASPVTHVTPSAPPFFLFHGGMDMLVPFAQAQRLQQALSASGVDNELYRMHLRGHLTSFLTAGSAVDKAADFLRRHSRSSADGS
- a CDS encoding 3-hydroxybutyrate oligomer hydrolase family protein, producing MRRLLLCTLIGATGAAFAAGNEGKPPFNELPDFISSEVWQTSYDGVTDDLLTAGLGGDGLASPTPPAFDDALNPTPRELRRLAIYNNYRALVDTAPGGGYGTFFGPAVGVDGNGMIAGEESIALMVVPGHDVPVTVMVQVPDSFEPRQPCMVTAPSSGSRGVYGAIGTAGEWGLKKGCAVVYTDKGTGTGAHNLVTNSTQRVDGTLTTADDEPVLFRAGLDDAARADFNSQWPDRFAYKHAHSGVNPEADWGTHVLQSIEFGFYVLNETFGRELGNGERLITIKPRNTLVIASSVSNGGGASVRAAEQDDQGLIDGVAVSEPNVNPRVNTSFTIRQGDGPVISGHSRSLLDYTTALAVYQGCANQAPAIRDVAPFNSVFNPPAIGGNICDSLASKGLVSGVTTDERATDALRILNEDFGIQPEQNLLAPVHFGLSVAQGISMTYANAYGLAGVEDRVCGLSLAATDGAGAVVPLAPAQEAALFSASNGIPPSAGVNVVNDNALGQPTHLAMSASVSTGQQDYGLDALLCLRSLAEGVDVATGNPLANDAAALAAAIDQGIEAIRASGDLQGKPAVFVTGRADAILPINHTSRPYLALNRMVEGNGSGLRYYEILNAHHLDVLNGFPGVAERYVPLHHYYFQALDLVYEHLTHGRPLPPSQVVRTVPRGDIATALSEANVPDIQDQPPESDLIVFADNQLNIPD